The following proteins come from a genomic window of Pontibacillus halophilus JSM 076056 = DSM 19796:
- a CDS encoding FUSC family protein, producing the protein MKVGARMLKTGLAVALALYVASLIGASSVFAGVAALFSIQPSIYRSYQSIVEQVQANIIGALSAFIVVLTLGNDPFIIGFTMVIVIGVCIRFNLNENTILLALVAVIAIMETTDMPFLQFTGIRFTALMLGVFASFIVNLFFLPPKYETKLFQKLEKTTEEVLQWLRVTTRHMNDRPSLNEEIDRLQQEIVTIDHTYSLYKEERNYFKKARYQKARKLIVFRRMTLTLKDSFDVLKSFSRLEKEMDRIPPEFRKVLVEELDEVIHSHEKMMLTIMGRIRVGQKDEQQIISEPDIPKLVDSLIDLYEDQPKNEDKLMLLPLATKLMDYHRQLQKFKRITFVYQNHHPDERIKTK; encoded by the coding sequence ATGAAAGTAGGAGCAAGGATGCTAAAGACAGGGTTAGCAGTTGCGCTCGCTCTATACGTAGCGTCTCTTATTGGCGCAAGTTCTGTGTTCGCAGGCGTCGCAGCACTCTTCTCGATTCAGCCTTCCATTTATCGTTCTTACCAGTCCATCGTCGAACAAGTACAGGCCAATATAATTGGAGCGTTAAGCGCGTTCATCGTCGTACTTACACTCGGGAATGACCCATTTATCATCGGATTCACAATGGTCATTGTAATCGGGGTCTGCATCCGCTTTAACTTAAATGAAAATACAATTCTGCTTGCACTCGTAGCCGTAATCGCCATCATGGAAACAACAGACATGCCATTCTTGCAGTTTACAGGGATTCGTTTCACAGCATTGATGCTTGGTGTATTCGCTTCCTTTATCGTCAACTTGTTCTTCTTGCCTCCAAAGTACGAGACGAAATTGTTCCAGAAGCTTGAGAAGACAACTGAGGAAGTACTTCAATGGCTCCGAGTGACAACAAGACATATGAACGACCGTCCTTCCTTGAATGAAGAAATCGATCGACTCCAACAAGAGATTGTCACCATTGATCACACGTATTCACTCTATAAGGAAGAACGAAACTACTTCAAGAAAGCACGTTACCAAAAAGCCAGAAAGCTCATTGTATTTAGACGAATGACGCTTACATTGAAAGATTCATTTGATGTTCTTAAATCATTCTCCCGTCTAGAGAAAGAAATGGACAGGATCCCACCGGAATTCAGGAAAGTACTCGTTGAAGAGTTAGATGAAGTCATCCATAGTCATGAGAAGATGATGCTCACCATTATGGGCAGAATCCGCGTCGGACAAAAAGATGAACAACAAATCATCTCTGAACCAGACATACCGAAGCTTGTAGATTCGTTAATTGACCTATACGAAGACCAACCTAAGAACGAAGATAAACTCATGCTGCTCCCATTAGCCACAAAGCTAATGGACTACCATCGACAGCTACAGAAATTTAAACGCATCACATTCGTCTACCAGAACCATCACCCTGATGAAAGAATCAAGACGAAATAA